From Chryseobacterium joostei, the proteins below share one genomic window:
- a CDS encoding NAD(P)H-binding protein: MKTKVLVLGAGGAIAHHVISFLQKNENIELTLFARNSEHLDNFKSTASIIEGDVLSKEDINNVIKGQDIVYANLSGAVDQMAKIIIEAMYVNGVNRLIFVTALGIYNEVAGKFGEWNNRMIGSELVRYRKAADAIEKSTLNYTIVRPSWLTDKDETDYETTQKGEKFTGTEVARKAVGAYIVSVIEEPSKDAKASVGVQKPGSEGDKPAFY; this comes from the coding sequence ATGAAAACAAAAGTTTTAGTGTTAGGCGCTGGAGGAGCTATTGCACATCATGTTATATCATTTCTTCAGAAAAATGAAAATATAGAGCTGACTTTATTTGCAAGAAACAGTGAACACCTGGACAATTTTAAATCAACAGCGAGCATTATCGAAGGGGATGTATTGAGCAAAGAAGATATAAACAATGTTATTAAAGGACAAGATATTGTTTATGCCAATCTTTCCGGAGCAGTTGATCAAATGGCGAAAATAATTATAGAGGCAATGTATGTTAATGGAGTCAATAGGTTGATTTTCGTAACTGCTTTGGGTATTTACAATGAAGTTGCCGGAAAATTTGGGGAGTGGAACAACCGCATGATAGGTTCTGAATTAGTAAGATACCGAAAAGCGGCTGATGCTATTGAAAAATCAACACTTAACTATACTATAGTACGCCCATCTTGGTTGACTGATAAGGATGAAACAGATTATGAAACAACACAAAAAGGCGAAAAGTTTACCGGAACAGAAGTCGCAAGAAAAGCCGTTGGAGCATATATCGTTTCTGTTATAGAAGAGCCATCAAAAGATGCGAAAGCAAGCGTAGGTGTACAAAAACCGGGTTCCGAAGGTGACAAACCTGCTTTTTATTAA
- a CDS encoding NAD(P)H-dependent oxidoreductase: protein MDNKTVLLINTHLTYPNRSEGKLNASFQEVARDFFISNGYHVLETKVENGYDPKEEVTKHLNADIIILQTPINWFGAPWIYKKYTDELFEAGYANHEFLEGDGRSRQDVSKQYGSGGKLTGKRFMVSATWNAPAEAFSNIEQRLLQGKTTADLLLNITSNYAFCGSSILPGFNSFDVVKNGTPKEDLKNYKIHLAGILSLQNN from the coding sequence ATGGACAATAAAACAGTATTACTAATAAATACCCATCTGACCTATCCGAATAGATCAGAAGGGAAACTTAATGCATCTTTTCAGGAAGTCGCACGCGACTTTTTTATATCTAATGGATATCATGTGCTGGAAACCAAAGTAGAAAATGGTTACGACCCAAAGGAAGAGGTAACAAAGCATCTGAATGCAGATATTATTATCCTTCAAACTCCGATAAATTGGTTTGGCGCTCCTTGGATTTACAAAAAATATACGGATGAACTTTTCGAAGCTGGATATGCCAATCATGAATTTTTGGAAGGAGATGGACGCAGCAGACAAGATGTGAGCAAACAATATGGCTCCGGAGGTAAACTAACCGGGAAAAGGTTTATGGTATCTGCTACATGGAATGCACCGGCAGAAGCATTCAGTAATATTGAGCAAAGATTACTACAAGGTAAAACAACTGCTGATCTGCTGTTGAACATTACCAGTAACTACGCATTTTGCGGCAGTAGCATCCTTCCCGGATTTAATAGCTTTGATGTAGTTAAAAATGGTACACCAAAAGAAGACCTTAAAAATTACAAAATACATCTGGCAGGTATCCTTTCATTACAAAATAATTAA
- a CDS encoding adenosylcobalamin-dependent ribonucleoside-diphosphate reductase, giving the protein MEVLTKNAIQILEDRYLMKNNEGVVTETADALFKRVAEYICGCEKKDSAKWSKAFYKVMSELKFLPNSPTLMNAGCDHAQLSACFVLPVEDSLESIFTTLKNAALIHQSGGGTGFNFSAVRPKGDLINSSKGQSSGPVSFMKIYDAATEYVKQGGKRRGANMGILNVDHPDIEEFIMSKSDKKSIENFNLSVGISNAFMKAVEDDSGWQLINPHTQKIARIISAKSLWELMVQEAWKTGDPGLIFIDAINDSNTTPDLGRIQATNPCGEVPLFDNESCNLGSVNLSRITIFKNGKYEIDWHELSRIIHIGIRFLDNVITLNHYPLPEIKISTLHSRRIGLGLMGWAELLILLNIPYASKKALLLAEKLMKFFQRESYDASEKLALERGTFPSWKLSTFGTSNRKMRNATCNSIAPTGTISVIANTSYSIEPLFALAYRRVGILEGKIQTEINAVFIKKMKMLNLWNSPIKKIVLESGNLNGCNNIPRKIKDIFTTGLDIPWKYHLLHQKAFQKYTDNAVSKTINLPEQTSLRDISDIYKTAYKYGLKGITVYRYGSRVGQVLQKCNVTGC; this is encoded by the coding sequence ATGGAAGTTCTTACCAAAAACGCCATACAAATTCTGGAAGACCGATATCTGATGAAAAATAACGAAGGTGTGGTAACAGAAACTGCAGATGCACTTTTCAAACGAGTTGCAGAATATATTTGCGGCTGCGAAAAAAAAGATAGTGCCAAATGGAGCAAAGCTTTCTATAAAGTAATGAGTGAATTAAAATTTCTACCTAATTCACCAACACTTATGAATGCGGGTTGTGATCATGCACAATTAAGCGCTTGTTTTGTATTACCTGTTGAAGATAGTTTAGAAAGTATTTTTACAACCCTTAAAAATGCGGCATTAATTCATCAAAGTGGAGGAGGTACCGGGTTTAATTTTTCAGCTGTCCGTCCCAAAGGAGATTTGATAAACTCTAGCAAAGGGCAATCTTCCGGTCCGGTTTCTTTTATGAAAATTTACGATGCTGCCACTGAATATGTAAAACAGGGCGGTAAAAGAAGAGGAGCCAATATGGGAATTTTAAATGTTGACCATCCGGATATCGAAGAATTCATCATGTCAAAATCGGATAAGAAATCTATAGAAAATTTTAACCTTTCGGTAGGGATCAGTAATGCTTTTATGAAAGCAGTAGAAGATGATTCGGGTTGGCAGCTCATTAATCCACATACCCAAAAGATAGCCCGAATCATCTCTGCAAAATCACTCTGGGAATTAATGGTACAGGAAGCTTGGAAAACGGGTGATCCCGGATTGATTTTTATCGACGCCATTAACGATTCCAATACAACACCTGATCTCGGTAGAATACAGGCAACTAATCCTTGCGGAGAAGTTCCCTTATTTGATAATGAGAGCTGTAATCTAGGTTCGGTTAATCTTTCAAGAATAACAATATTTAAAAATGGGAAATATGAAATAGACTGGCATGAGTTATCCCGGATTATTCATATTGGAATCCGTTTTCTGGATAATGTCATTACACTCAATCATTATCCACTTCCCGAAATTAAGATCAGTACTTTACATTCCCGAAGGATAGGGCTCGGATTAATGGGATGGGCGGAATTGCTCATTCTGTTAAATATTCCTTACGCATCTAAAAAAGCCTTGCTATTGGCAGAAAAGCTCATGAAGTTTTTTCAAAGGGAAAGTTATGATGCTTCAGAAAAACTGGCACTGGAACGGGGCACTTTTCCAAGCTGGAAACTCAGTACATTTGGAACTTCCAATAGAAAGATGAGAAATGCAACCTGCAACAGTATTGCTCCTACTGGAACCATTTCAGTTATTGCTAATACTTCTTATTCAATAGAACCTTTATTTGCGTTGGCTTACAGGAGAGTAGGTATTTTAGAAGGTAAGATCCAAACTGAGATTAATGCGGTCTTCATTAAAAAAATGAAAATGTTAAACTTATGGAATTCACCTATAAAAAAGATCGTGTTAGAATCTGGGAATTTAAATGGGTGCAACAATATTCCTAGGAAGATAAAAGATATTTTTACAACAGGATTAGATATTCCGTGGAAATATCACTTATTACATCAAAAAGCATTTCAAAAATATACCGACAATGCTGTTTCCAAAACTATTAACCTGCCTGAACAGACCAGCTTAAGGGATATTTCAGATATTTACAAAACTGCTTATAAATATGGTCTTAAGGGGATAACGGTGTATCGTTATGGCAGCAGAGTAGGTCAGGTACTACAGAAGTGCAATGTTACAGGTTGCTGA
- a CDS encoding MBL fold metallo-hydrolase RNA specificity domain-containing protein → MDTMIIKSLGGAGTVTGSKHLLKTSELTILIDCGLFQGVKSLREQNWEPLSIDLAEIDLVILTHAHLDHCGYIPLLVKNGFKGKIYMTAPTRELTKLILLDSAKLQEEDAEKANYHHYTKHNPAKPLYTINDAEKSFKQFFTVKENTSIPLSNHIQCRFKSCGHIIGACSVEIVCFDKTIIFSGDIGRSHSAILASPDFFTKADFLVMESTYGDRLHDSTDLYDSLAHWINHTVKNHGNVIIPSFAVGRAQELIYILCRLKEQNRIPRNLPIIMDSPMAASATDIMVEYAEYTTIDKEKWQGIIEHVNINREYANTAEIILDKQSKIIIAGSGMLTGGRVLEYLKHDIGNSRNTVLIVGFQAESTRGRALLNESHELKIHGKYYPVKARIIELTGLSAHADQSELIEWIRKYNIPPRQIMLVHGEPSALEALRVKIQTDLKIPVKILVKDMEVVC, encoded by the coding sequence ATGGATACAATGATTATAAAATCCCTTGGAGGAGCGGGGACCGTTACCGGATCTAAGCATTTACTAAAAACTTCTGAATTAACCATATTAATCGATTGCGGATTGTTTCAAGGGGTAAAATCACTACGTGAACAAAACTGGGAGCCGCTAAGTATTGATTTAGCAGAAATCGATCTTGTTATTCTTACCCATGCTCATCTGGATCATTGCGGATATATTCCCCTTCTTGTAAAAAATGGATTTAAAGGTAAAATTTATATGACTGCACCTACGAGGGAACTGACCAAATTAATCTTGCTTGACAGTGCAAAGTTACAGGAAGAGGATGCAGAAAAAGCAAACTATCATCACTATACCAAGCATAATCCTGCAAAGCCCTTATACACGATAAATGATGCTGAAAAATCTTTTAAACAATTTTTTACTGTGAAGGAAAATACCAGCATACCATTAAGTAATCACATACAATGCAGATTCAAGTCCTGTGGTCATATCATTGGAGCTTGTTCAGTAGAAATTGTATGCTTTGATAAAACCATTATTTTTTCAGGAGATATAGGGCGTAGCCACAGTGCTATTCTCGCTTCACCAGATTTTTTTACTAAAGCTGATTTTTTAGTGATGGAATCAACTTACGGAGACAGGCTTCATGACAGTACCGATTTGTATGATAGTTTGGCGCATTGGATCAACCATACTGTTAAAAACCATGGCAATGTAATTATTCCAAGTTTTGCTGTTGGCAGAGCGCAGGAGCTTATTTATATACTTTGTCGCCTCAAGGAACAAAACAGAATACCCCGTAACCTTCCAATAATAATGGATAGCCCTATGGCAGCTTCCGCTACTGATATTATGGTTGAATATGCTGAATATACTACTATAGATAAAGAAAAATGGCAGGGAATTATTGAGCATGTCAATATTAATAGAGAATATGCAAATACCGCGGAAATTATTCTGGATAAGCAAAGTAAAATAATTATTGCAGGAAGTGGTATGCTGACGGGAGGTCGTGTTCTTGAATATTTAAAGCATGATATAGGAAATAGCCGTAATACAGTATTGATTGTTGGATTTCAGGCAGAAAGTACTCGCGGACGGGCATTGCTGAATGAATCTCATGAGTTAAAAATTCACGGAAAATACTATCCGGTAAAAGCAAGAATAATAGAATTAACGGGGTTATCAGCCCATGCTGATCAATCTGAACTGATAGAATGGATAAGAAAATATAATATTCCGCCCCGACAAATCATGCTGGTACATGGTGAACCTTCCGCATTGGAAGCATTACGGGTTAAAATTCAGACAGATTTGAAAATACCGGTTAAAATTCTGGTAAAAGATATGGAAGTAGTCTGCTAA
- a CDS encoding Hsp20/alpha crystallin family protein — protein MKTLEKTTQSPMARVIEDFWNKDGFLDESMKMEPTINIIDRNGVYKVRVSAPGFKKKDFKVAAEDGSLIISAEKRIEKKEEKENFVRKEFSASSFSRSFRLPENITLGHIKANYKNGLLNITISKTNLDKREVKEIKIR, from the coding sequence ATGAAAACTTTAGAAAAAACCACTCAATCTCCAATGGCTCGTGTAATAGAAGATTTCTGGAATAAGGACGGATTTTTAGATGAATCAATGAAAATGGAACCTACCATTAATATCATTGACAGAAATGGTGTCTATAAAGTCAGAGTATCAGCTCCGGGCTTTAAGAAAAAAGATTTTAAGGTAGCGGCGGAAGACGGATCGCTAATTATCAGCGCTGAAAAGAGGATAGAGAAAAAAGAAGAAAAGGAAAATTTTGTAAGAAAAGAGTTTTCTGCTTCCTCATTTTCCCGCAGTTTCCGTCTCCCGGAAAACATCACCTTGGGACATATAAAAGCCAATTATAAAAACGGGCTGTTAAATATTACGATCAGTAAAACTAATCTGGATAAAAGGGAAGTAAAAGAGATTAAAATACGTTGA
- a CDS encoding Rossmann-fold NAD(P)-binding domain-containing protein, translated as MKVIVYNINQEEKELLALANRKIHKITIITDPLDENTVHFAEAKDAVIIINQENQLSHSFILKLISLGIPYLILKSAEEFFIDLPIITNSGIQYKIIKCSDPKVAASLIIKTLDNWGNSD; from the coding sequence ATGAAAGTGATAGTTTATAATATAAATCAGGAAGAAAAAGAACTTCTTGCGTTGGCTAATCGTAAGATACACAAGATTACCATCATAACAGATCCTTTGGATGAAAATACAGTTCATTTTGCAGAGGCAAAAGATGCTGTCATTATCATCAATCAGGAAAATCAACTTTCACATAGTTTTATCCTGAAACTTATTTCATTGGGAATACCATACCTCATTTTAAAATCAGCGGAAGAGTTTTTTATTGATTTACCAATTATTACAAATTCCGGAATACAATACAAAATTATTAAATGCTCAGATCCGAAAGTGGCCGCTTCCTTGATTATTAAAACTTTAGATAATTGGGGAAATAGTGATTAG
- a CDS encoding response regulator: protein MEKIQILIIEDNEDIRESTSEILELANYQVYQASNGKQGIDLAIKHIPDIILCDIMMPELDGYGVLHLLNKREDTALIPFIFITAKADRIEIRKGIEMGADDYLTKPYDDIELLNAIESRLKKRERQRNIYSSNLTQITNLFQASHGLEELQKAFNERKIKSFKKKQVIYYEGDAASTVYLMISGSVKTTKMTEDGKEFMTGVYGAEDYFGITSLFAGKEYKETAEVLEEATLCSVPREVIDQLFYKYPDVAEKFIKILAGNVISHEEQLLQLAYFSVRKRMAEVLLKLHTKHPQTENFEISRENLASMAGMAIETVSRILSDFKEENLIDRNAGRITILDISRLQKLKN from the coding sequence ATGGAAAAAATACAGATACTGATTATAGAGGATAATGAGGACATTCGTGAAAGTACTTCTGAGATCCTTGAACTTGCCAATTATCAAGTATACCAAGCTTCTAATGGTAAGCAGGGCATAGATCTGGCCATAAAACATATTCCGGATATCATACTCTGTGATATCATGATGCCGGAGCTTGACGGCTATGGTGTGCTGCACCTTCTGAATAAAAGAGAAGATACGGCGCTTATTCCTTTTATTTTTATAACGGCAAAAGCAGACAGGATTGAAATAAGGAAAGGAATAGAAATGGGGGCAGATGATTATCTTACAAAACCTTATGATGATATAGAACTTCTGAATGCTATAGAAAGCCGTCTGAAAAAAAGGGAACGACAGAGAAATATTTACAGTTCCAATCTTACTCAAATCACCAATTTATTTCAGGCATCACACGGACTTGAAGAATTGCAAAAAGCGTTTAATGAGAGGAAAATTAAGTCTTTTAAAAAAAAGCAGGTGATATATTATGAAGGAGATGCAGCAAGTACAGTATATTTAATGATATCCGGTTCTGTAAAAACAACAAAAATGACAGAAGATGGAAAGGAATTTATGACCGGAGTATATGGAGCCGAAGATTATTTTGGCATTACCTCATTATTCGCTGGAAAAGAATACAAAGAAACTGCAGAAGTTCTGGAAGAAGCCACTCTATGTTCAGTTCCCAGAGAGGTTATCGATCAATTGTTTTACAAATATCCTGATGTAGCAGAAAAATTTATTAAGATTCTTGCCGGAAATGTTATCAGTCATGAGGAGCAGCTATTGCAGCTTGCCTATTTTTCAGTAAGAAAAAGAATGGCAGAAGTCTTACTTAAACTTCACACAAAACATCCTCAGACTGAAAATTTTGAAATTTCAAGAGAAAACCTTGCTTCTATGGCTGGAATGGCTATTGAAACGGTAAGCAGAATTCTCAGTGATTTTAAAGAAGAAAATTTAATAGACAGAAATGCTGGCAGGATTACAATATTGGACATTTCACGTCTTCAAAAATTAAAAAACTAA
- a CDS encoding PAS domain-containing sensor histidine kinase has translation MESAKLLQAIIETAIDGIITIDDRGRIESLNPSALKIFGYKEQELIGKNISVLMPEPDRSRHDGYLLNYQTTGEKKIIGKGREVKGLRKDGTQFPFRLAVSEVQFQERIIYTGFIHDLSKEKEAEEFLKKYTLELEELVENRTKSLKKMLHELEEAKEEANVSLEKEKELNRMKSRFVSMASHEFRTPLSSMQLSVILIEKYLQVSDSLQIVKHLHKIKTAIGSLNGILNDFLSLEKLEAGIVHPNHCLFDVIRFSEELTEEMQLITKEDQIIIYQHTGSESEINLDQNLLKNCLMNLMSNAIKYSGEHTLIEFSTEIKENQYVFSVKDNGIGIPEDDHSALFQPFFRAHNTGNIPGTGLGLNIVQRYVSLMDGKIHFKSTFGKGTEFTLSFPKN, from the coding sequence ATGGAAAGTGCCAAACTGTTGCAAGCCATTATTGAAACGGCTATTGACGGTATTATAACCATTGATGACAGGGGGAGAATAGAAAGCCTGAATCCCTCTGCATTAAAAATATTTGGCTACAAAGAACAAGAATTAATCGGGAAAAATATCTCAGTCTTAATGCCGGAACCAGACAGGAGTCGGCATGATGGTTATCTACTCAATTATCAGACTACCGGCGAAAAAAAAATCATCGGAAAAGGAAGAGAAGTAAAAGGTTTAAGAAAAGATGGTACACAATTTCCATTCAGGCTTGCAGTGAGTGAAGTTCAGTTTCAGGAAAGAATTATTTACACAGGATTTATCCATGATCTTTCCAAAGAAAAAGAAGCGGAAGAATTTCTTAAAAAGTATACGTTAGAGCTGGAAGAACTAGTCGAAAACCGTACAAAATCGCTGAAAAAAATGCTTCATGAGCTGGAAGAAGCCAAGGAAGAAGCTAATGTATCTTTGGAAAAAGAAAAAGAACTGAACCGTATGAAAAGCCGTTTCGTATCAATGGCATCTCATGAATTTCGTACGCCTTTAAGTTCTATGCAGCTGTCTGTTATTTTGATAGAGAAATACCTTCAGGTTTCAGACAGTCTCCAGATTGTAAAGCACCTTCATAAAATAAAGACCGCTATTGGGAGTTTGAACGGCATTCTCAATGATTTTCTTTCATTGGAAAAGCTGGAAGCAGGGATTGTACATCCTAATCACTGCCTATTTGATGTCATCAGGTTTTCAGAAGAACTAACGGAAGAAATGCAGCTTATCACCAAAGAAGATCAAATTATAATTTACCAGCACACAGGATCAGAAAGTGAAATCAATTTAGATCAAAATTTATTGAAGAATTGTCTGATGAACCTGATGAGTAATGCTATAAAATATTCCGGAGAACACACCCTGATTGAGTTTTCCACAGAAATAAAAGAAAATCAATATGTATTTTCGGTAAAGGACAATGGAATAGGAATACCTGAAGATGATCATTCTGCTCTTTTCCAGCCATTTTTCCGCGCTCATAATACAGGAAACATACCCGGAACGGGCTTAGGTCTCAATATTGTACAGCGCTATGTCAGTCTTATGGATGGGAAAATACATTTCAAAAGCACATTCGGTAAAGGAACTGAGTTTACTTTATCATTTCCTAAAAATTGA
- a CDS encoding universal stress protein: protein MRTILVATDYSKPARNAAFYALHLANALKANIDLCHAFGLPIESPMLGQIAWSVYEYPDLYEENTKELKKLARALEDREKVIWGDEAFPFHPSIHYGSEGGDAVHVINNMAADKKPLLIVMGMQGAGMLTRFIFGSNSIQMIENTKYPLLLVPLNHKYNGLKKIAFATDLNKKDIKTAQLLIEFAKYFDAELLITHIIQSDNDVIQDATYEHKKETFLKNLNGKVCYNCIYSENIDYGLEILKYKDIDMLVMGHHDKSFFKRLFLGSHAARQAVELEIPLLTIPENGHVHF, encoded by the coding sequence ATGAGAACGATTTTAGTCGCTACAGACTACTCAAAGCCAGCGAGAAATGCTGCCTTTTATGCTCTGCATTTAGCCAATGCCCTGAAGGCTAACATCGATTTATGCCATGCCTTTGGGTTACCGATTGAAAGTCCAATGCTTGGGCAGATCGCGTGGTCTGTATACGAATATCCAGATTTATACGAAGAAAATACAAAAGAGCTTAAAAAGTTGGCAAGGGCACTGGAAGACAGAGAAAAAGTTATATGGGGAGATGAAGCTTTCCCATTTCATCCTTCAATACATTATGGAAGTGAGGGAGGTGATGCCGTTCATGTGATCAACAATATGGCAGCCGATAAAAAGCCGCTTCTTATCGTAATGGGTATGCAGGGAGCAGGGATGCTTACCCGTTTTATTTTCGGAAGCAACAGCATACAGATGATTGAAAACACAAAGTATCCGCTTCTTTTAGTTCCATTAAACCATAAATATAATGGGCTTAAGAAGATTGCTTTCGCTACAGATCTGAATAAAAAAGACATAAAAACAGCCCAATTATTAATTGAATTTGCCAAATACTTTGATGCTGAGCTTTTAATTACCCATATTATTCAGAGTGATAATGATGTGATCCAGGATGCCACTTATGAACATAAGAAAGAGACGTTTCTAAAGAACCTGAATGGTAAAGTTTGCTATAACTGTATATACAGTGAAAATATAGATTATGGCTTGGAAATATTAAAATACAAAGACATCGATATGTTAGTGATGGGCCATCATGACAAAAGTTTTTTCAAAAGACTATTTTTGGGAAGCCATGCCGCAAGACAGGCTGTAGAATTGGAAATTCCACTATTAACGATTCCTGAAAATGGTCATGTTCATTTTTGA
- a CDS encoding L,D-transpeptidase family protein yields MKAFLTFTIIFCFAIITQAQDIKTGQEISSLLKDNGMLSKLHYPQSVIRFYAGINSEFAWITAEKSDQPETAMLLLEYSYRFGLSLSDYHWDSISLQKLRKLRDTPVEENQSEKAEFDILMTDALITFINHLHLGKYNPLYKSSYIDSNDINGFRSDDILQNARQQTDFLKTILEIQPKIKEYADFQNYLNTLYEEGDCIAPESESEKIMINMERLRWIDTNDTSYILVNIPSYTLKLYHEGNVFDFKVIIGNLATKTPVLRSSITYFTTAPDWKVPQSIFVKEMLPKILKNPQYLEDHHYSVYDKNGNQVEISSSKLKEIRQNPYRYSVRQSSGCDNALGAVVFRFENSYGIYLHDTSQKQLFNKDDRALSHGCIRVENAQELAALLLKDDGSGSKIPVLESAMSEYKRKDFVLKQPVPIIITYLTCLIIDGKPVLYKDIYHLDDSLENMFNQNK; encoded by the coding sequence ATGAAAGCCTTTTTAACATTCACCATTATTTTTTGCTTTGCAATAATTACGCAAGCTCAGGATATAAAAACAGGGCAGGAGATTTCTTCTTTACTAAAAGACAATGGTATGCTCTCAAAACTGCATTATCCTCAATCGGTTATTAGGTTTTATGCCGGAATTAATTCTGAATTTGCGTGGATTACCGCAGAAAAATCAGATCAGCCTGAAACCGCAATGTTACTGTTGGAGTATTCCTATCGATTTGGTCTGTCTTTGTCTGATTATCATTGGGATTCCATTTCTCTTCAGAAGTTAAGAAAATTGCGAGATACTCCCGTTGAAGAGAATCAAAGTGAGAAAGCTGAGTTCGATATTCTTATGACGGATGCTCTTATCACTTTCATCAATCATCTGCATTTAGGAAAATACAACCCTTTGTACAAATCATCATATATTGATTCCAATGATATTAATGGATTTAGATCCGACGATATATTACAGAATGCAAGACAGCAGACAGATTTTCTTAAGACAATCCTCGAGATTCAGCCTAAAATAAAAGAATATGCGGACTTCCAGAACTATTTAAATACACTGTATGAAGAAGGTGACTGTATAGCTCCGGAAAGTGAATCTGAAAAAATAATGATCAATATGGAGCGCTTACGATGGATTGATACGAATGATACTTCCTATATTCTGGTAAATATTCCTTCCTATACATTGAAACTTTATCACGAGGGTAATGTATTTGATTTTAAAGTTATTATAGGAAATCTAGCCACTAAAACACCAGTTTTGAGGAGTAGTATTACTTATTTTACGACAGCGCCTGACTGGAAGGTTCCTCAAAGTATTTTTGTAAAAGAAATGCTGCCTAAAATCTTAAAAAACCCTCAATATTTAGAGGACCATCATTACTCAGTTTATGATAAAAATGGAAATCAAGTTGAAATAAGTTCATCAAAACTAAAAGAGATTCGTCAAAACCCTTACCGATATAGTGTAAGGCAGTCATCCGGTTGTGATAATGCATTGGGAGCGGTAGTTTTTAGATTTGAAAACTCTTATGGAATATACCTCCATGATACTTCTCAGAAACAATTATTCAATAAAGATGATAGAGCTTTGAGTCACGGATGCATTCGTGTTGAAAATGCTCAAGAGCTCGCAGCTCTCCTATTAAAAGACGATGGCTCAGGAAGCAAGATTCCTGTTTTAGAAAGTGCAATGTCAGAGTATAAAAGAAAAGATTTCGTTCTAAAGCAACCTGTTCCGATTATTATAACCTATCTGACCTGTCTTATAATAGATGGAAAGCCTGTATTATATAAAGATATTTACCATTTAGATGATTCATTAGAAAATATGTTTAACCAAAATAAATAA
- a CDS encoding BON domain-containing protein, with protein MKTNAKLQRDVQNAIKWEPLLHAAEIGVIAKDGVISLTGVVDNYAKKAEAENAAKKVAGVKALVENIEVKFPSSLKKADAEIAKEVLDALRSNYSIPDDKIMVKVEDGWVTLEGELPWHYQKEEVASVVKYLTGVKGLINKITIKSELDDAIQKKDIQDALKRSSIYDNDIKVSVLGTTVTLTGTANSLYQKEEAGRIAWKTPGIWNVKNELDVNYEYDFY; from the coding sequence ATGAAAACAAATGCAAAATTACAAAGAGATGTTCAAAATGCCATTAAATGGGAACCATTACTGCATGCAGCAGAAATTGGAGTTATTGCAAAAGACGGTGTGATTTCCCTTACCGGCGTAGTTGATAACTATGCAAAAAAAGCTGAGGCCGAAAATGCTGCTAAAAAAGTTGCCGGTGTTAAGGCTTTAGTTGAAAATATTGAAGTAAAATTTCCAAGCTCATTGAAAAAGGCAGATGCTGAAATAGCCAAGGAAGTACTGGATGCATTACGATCTAATTATTCTATTCCTGATGATAAAATAATGGTAAAAGTGGAAGATGGATGGGTAACCTTAGAAGGGGAATTACCATGGCATTACCAAAAGGAAGAGGTGGCCAGCGTGGTAAAATATCTTACCGGTGTAAAGGGCTTGATCAATAAGATTACAATTAAATCAGAATTAGACGATGCAATACAAAAAAAAGACATTCAAGATGCCTTGAAAAGAAGTTCAATTTATGATAATGATATTAAAGTATCCGTTTTAGGAACAACAGTAACCTTAACGGGAACTGCAAATTCATTGTATCAGAAAGAAGAAGCCGGCCGTATTGCCTGGAAAACTCCGGGTATATGGAATGTAAAAAATGAACTGGACGTTAATTATGAATATGATTTTTATTAA